CTAAGCTTTTTAAGAGGTCTTTTAGTTTTTCAACTTCATTTCTTGGCCAGCAGTGCTCCGCACACCATTCTTTATCCCTTGGATCCGTAAGGGGAGGCCCAACGAGAGGATTCAAGACAACGTAAAAATCCGTGTTTATTCTCTCTATTCCTTCCTCTATCCAGGGTTTGATGTCTTCAACTTTAAATCCCCTGCTTACAGGTATCCTAAGCTCCAATGGGATTGAATAATTAGAAACTATACTTAAACCATCCAGGAAAAGCTTCCAAAGCTTAATGGAGCTCTCCCTTGGAAGTCCATAGAGCTCAGTTGGAGGAACCTTCAAGTCAGTTGCTACGTGGTCTAAAAACTCTATAACGCGCTCAAGCGGTTTTACTAAGGTTAGATTCGAATTCAAACTTATAGGTAAGTATCTCCTTACATCGACCAATAAGTTCCTAAGCTCCTTCCACTGAATTAGAGGTTCTCCTCCTGTAATGTGGAAGCAGTCAACGAGAAAAGAGTTCGCATCAACTTCAGCTATTAATTCCTCCCTGTTAAGCTTAAAGCATCCCTCTCCCTGAGCTATCCTCCAGTTATGGCAGAATGGACATCTAAGATTACAGCCACAGAGCCAAAGGGTGAACGTCGTTTTCCCGTGAACGTCAACCATGCTAACTTCCTTCCATCCGCTGACGAGCATCGGTGATCCCTCATGCGACGTAATGCTTCCTACTCCAGAACTCCTTCCTCCTATAAGGGTTCCAGTTCCTTAACGGTCTGTAGTAGCCTATGATCCTGCTCCAAATCTCAACGTCTTTACTACCACATCTAGGGCATCTCGTATATAGGCCAGTAAATGAAGCCTTGCACGAGTTGCAGACCGTAATTGCTGGAGTGTAGCTCCAATAGACTAACTTAGTCCTCATGAGTTTTTTAGTTAACTGAGCTAACGCCTCTGGATCCGGTTCTTCCCCCAGGAATATGTGCATCATAACTCCACCCGTGAAGCTACCCTGAACCATCTCCTCGATCTTAACCCTATCCCCCAGCTCAAGGGAACCATAATAGGGAGCTATGCTCGTTGAATATATCGGATTATCAGGATCCTCAAGGTAATCCTTAAGTTCAGGAAATTCTTTCATATCCCTAATTGCAAGTTTAGCAGCAGCGCTCTCCCCTGGAACCTCCTCAACGTTCCACGGAGTTCCTGTAGCCCTCATCCATTCCCTAGCCTTAGCTGTGGCGAATTCTACCATCTTTTTCATCAGCCTAGCAGATTCGATCCAATCCCTTCTATTACCCTCTTTCCATAGTTCGGGCGAATTCATGTAGATAGCTACCGCCTCGGGAAGGCCAAGAATTCCTATAGTATTGAAGTGACTCATGGGGAACTCCTCGAGGTACTCCTTTATCATACTATACATGTGTGGATAGGAGGATATCAGCTTGATGTACCTTTCCCTAAACCAATCCGTCGTGATTCTCACTATCTCAAGGATCCTCTCGTACTCCTCCCAGAATTTATCGTCATCCTTAGCTTTAAGGGCTATCCTCGGAAGGTTAACGGTAGTGACATTCACTGAACCAGTTATATCAGGCATCGCCCAGAGACCGCCAAATCTCTGTCTCTCGAGCTTTTCCAATGTTTCTTCTTCACTGCTTTTCCCGCTAACTTCAAAAGCGTAAGTTAACTCCCTCTTATCTATGTTAAGCCTGCAACACATCGCATAGCTCGCATCAGGGTCAACAACATTCGTGTTAAGCCAGTAAAAGCTTCCCCTTTTAGCAGCAGTTGTAAATATGGCCTCGAAAACTTCCGGATCATCCCAGATCATCTTAGCCGTAACCATCAATGTAGGAATTGGAAAAGTGAACGGCTGCCCTAAAGCGTCACCCTCCCTCAAAACCTCTGAAAGGGCTATTATGAACATCTTAGCTTCTTTCTCATATTCCCCTAGGGGGGCAACTTTCTTCCCATTATATATTGCATAATCACCCTCGAGCATCTTCCTGGGAGCGTCTAAAGTTACCGTAAAGTTCGTGAACGGCGTTTGGAGCCCTATCCTCGTTGGATAGTTTAGGTTATAGATCAGCCTTTGAATATTCTGCTTCACCTTCCTTGAGTTAAGGCCTTCCCTCCTTATAAAAGGACCAGCGTACCATTCAACGCTTGAAAAGGCCTGAGCTCCTGAGAAGTAGTGCTGCAGAGTGATCAGGTAGTTGGCCACGTGATCAACGAACGTATCGAAGTGCTTAGCAGGTTTCGAGGTTATCGTCGGGGTTTTTAGACCTTTCTCAAGTAACCTTGCAATACTGTGTCCAGTGCAATAGGGTATGTATAGACTGTAAGGGAGCTTGTGGATGTAAATATCTCCAGAGAGATGGGCCTTTAGGCCGATCTCAGGTATTAAGCTTAGACTGTTGTTTAGGGCTTCTTCCATTACGTAGGCAAAGAAACCGCTTGGCCCTGGGTACCTATTAGCATTTTCTAAAACATCGAGACTTCCCCACCTTGCATATTCATGGATTATATCGGCCTTCTCCATACTTTCACCTCTTGGATATTTTGTCCAACTTGGAGATAGCAGATTCAAGGCTTTTAGGATTTATGGCATGAGGGCTTGAGAATTGGATAAAATATCCAATAATATTTAGTCAAAATTCTAAAAATTGCAGTTATATTTTGTACATAAGACGGATACATTATTATCAAATAGATGAAAGTAAATCAATAAAGCGAAAAGTTGAACAAAATATCAACTAGACTATCGCCTTCTCAGTATCTTTGTCAAACACGTGGATCATATCTAAGTCCATGATCACCTTGACCTCTCTACCAGGCTCTATGGGAATGTGTCCAGGAAGTTTAACCTTCACGAGTTCATCCCCAAACTTCACGTGAAGTATTGTATCAGTTCCCAACGCTTCAACGAAGTCAACCTTTCCAATAAGTCTGGCCGTTCTCTTCATGTGAGCTAGCTCACTTACGCCTTCAACTGTCATGTGCTCAGGCCTAATCCCGAACAATACCGTTTTCCCTACGTAATCCTTCAGGAGATCCATTAAGTCTTGTGGAAGCTCTATTCTGAATCCTCTACCCTCCAAGTAGCCATCCCCTACTGAAACCTCAAGTATGTTCATCTCAGGGGCCCCTATGAAGGTTGCCACAAATACTGAGTTAGGCCTTAAGTAAACTTCAGTCGGCGATCCTATCTGAAGTAGTTGGCCCCTGTTCATGACGGCTATTCTATCACCCATCGTCATGGCCTCAACCTGATCATGGGTAACGTAAATGGTTGTGACCTTAAGCTTCTGCTGCAACTTCTTTATCTCGGCCCTCATAGCAACCCTTAGCTTAGCGTCTAAGTTGCTCAATGGCTCATCCATTAGCAAAACATCAGGCTCAACTACAATAGCTCTAGCTACAGCAACCCTCTGCCTCTGACCTCCAGAGAGCTGGGCTGGATACCTATTCAACAATTCCTCTATCTGTAAAAGCTCCGCGGCCCATCTAACCCTCTTGTCAATTTCATCCTTTGGAAACTTCTTTATCTTGAGAGGAAAAGCTATATTCTCATAAACGGTCATGTGGGGCCATACTGCATAGCTCTGGAACACCATGCTTATATTCCTATCCTTAGGTGGAAGATACGTGACATCTCTATCACCGAAGTATATCCTCCCCTCCGTCGGTTCTTCCAACCCAGCTATCATTCTCAACGTAGTTGTTTTACCGCAACCGCTGGGCCCTAATAAAACCAGAAATTCCCCATCCTTAATTGTTAGGTTAAGCTTATTAACGGCCGTAAAGTTCCCGAACCTTTTCGTTAAATTTTCGAGTTTAACTTCAACCATCTTGATCACCTCAATGTTATTCCCCACATCGTAACTAGGTACCTCCTAGCAAAGAATATGAACAGCATCGCCGGTAGAGTCATTATAAATGCCGCTGCGAACTTATAATAAGCCGGAGCAGCTCCTCCTGCAGCTCCAGCTACTATGGAAAGAATCTGGGCGGGTAAAGTTCTGTTCTTAAGCGTTAATATGGAGGCAACAAATACTTCATTCCAGCTCATGACGAAGGTAAACATGGCGGCCGCTGCTAGGCCCGGTAAGGCCAATGGGAGTGTTATGTTCCTGAAGGCCCCCCACCTGGTAAGTCCGAAGACCATGCCGGCTTCCTCAAGTTCCTTGTCAACCCCAGCGAAGATGCTCGAAGTTATCAATACGACAAAGGGGAGGGCCATTGCTGTGTGAGCTAAGGCAACTCCAAAGAGGGTGTCTATCAGCTTTAGCTTTATATATAGAACCACCAAAGGAATGGCCATCACCGGAATTGGGAACATTCTCAGGGCTACTATCGACAGCTTTATCGTATCTTTTCCCTTAAAGGCAAATCTAGCTATTGCATAACCTGCCGGTATCCCAAGTATGAAGCTTATAATTATCGTAAGGGTTGCTACAATTACACTATTCTTGATTCCATCCCAGGCTCCCAGGACGTAGAGAATTGTTTTAACCCATTCATCTGTAAAGCTCGTAGGTATGACTTTACGTGGATCGTAATAATCGGTTTTCGTAGAAAAAGCATATAGAGCAGAAACGATTATCGGTATTACTATCCAAGCAACTACCGTAAATATGAAAGCATAGAAAGCAACTTTCTTCAGCATGAAAACAGTCTTCTCATTCATGTTCTCACCTCCAAGTATTCGGCCTTCAGGAATTTAACGTATAGGGCCCCTAGTGCTAGGGAAAGTAGTGCTATCGTTAAGGCATATATTGAGGCAACGCCATAATCCTTTATCTCGGTAAGCTGGTAGAATCCCTCCCCAGCTAATACTGGGATATCCCTCCCAGCTAAGATCCAGACAACTCCAAAGACCTGCATTGCGAAGAGCGTTCTAATTATGAGGGCACTCTGAATGCTAGGCTTTAGCATGGGAATTACTATCTTCCTTAGCCTTGTCCAGTATCCAGCTCCAAAGACTTCCGCGGCTTCCAGATACTCTCTACTTATCATCTGAAGTCCAGCTAGGATTATCACGAAAACTATGGCCGTAGCCCTCCAAACTTCAGCGATCACTATTGCCAGGAACTCCATGGTCCTATATTCATATCCAAAGAAATGTATTGGATTCGAGAGTAAACCCAAGTTAAGGAACAACTTATTAATAAAACCATAATCAGCTAGCATCGTGTACCATATCAAACCAGCAGCAACATCGCTTATCGTTAGGGGAATTACAAGGGCGTAAATTGCTAGATCTCTACCCTTAAAGGTTCTATTAACGGCAAGTGCAAGAATTAAAGCTAAAACTAGCTGAATAGGGACTATCACAATAGCTAAAAGTATAGTATATTTTAAGGCTTCCCAAAAAGTTGGATCAGAAGTAGCCCTCCTAACCGTATCCAACGAGAAGGCCCCATTCTTAGTAAAAGCAAGGTACAAGGCCTGAACCAAGGGATAACCGATGAAGAATAACAAGTACGCAACGGCCGGAATGAGAAGGAGGTATGGGATATACTTAGACTTGAACTTCATTTTAACGCCCTCCCAGATAAAAAAGAAATAGAGAAATCAGGGTTCTTCAACTCCCTGCTCCTTAAAGAGCTGGTGTAGTTTAGGCCCGAGTTCGTTAAGAACCTTCTCTGGATCTTCTCCCTGCAGGATTATCCTCTTGAAGGCATCCCTGTATATTCCACTGAACTCTCCACCCTTTGCTCCAAGGTTCGGTATCATAACTATTAGGGCATCCTTGGTTGAGCTCTGAGCTGTTACGCCCTTCACTAGGATCTTAAGCGGCCCCTCTGGAACCGCATTCTCTGCCTCTTTAACGGTTGGGAAGAATCCAACTTTCTCAAGCACCTTCACCTGGGTTTCTGGCTTCGTTAGGTAATCAATAAGCTTCCAAGCTTCATCGGGATGTGGAGCGTTCTTGGGAATTGCAAGCCCAGCGAGAACTACTATGAACCCCCTTCCCTTTGGCCCTCTTGGTACCGGAACGACGACGAATTGATCGGGCTTTGTGGTTATTGCATTCTTTATTCTGGCGGTGTGATCCCAAGCAATTAAAACTTCACCTTGAAGTAAGGGATCAGCCATGGCATCCCATGTGGTTGAAGCTGGGTTAGTGTACTTCCAAAGCTCCTTGAAGTAGTTCCACATCTCTACAGCTTCGGGACTCTCAAACTTCTTAGCTTCATAACCGGTGAAGCTTGGGTATAGGTAACCGTGGATGAATCTGTGGAGCAACCCCTTTGGACCCGCAGGTAATCCAAAGGCCTTCTTACCTGTCTGCTCGTAAATGTTCTTTACCCATGCCAATAATGCATCATACGTCCACTTGTCGGTACCTTTAATTACATCCTCCTCGGTGAGCCCCGAGGGTAGGTACTTAAAGGCTTCCTTGTTGACAACCATGACGTAAGTTGCGCTCATCCATGGAATGTAGAATACCTTACCGTTCTTATCGGTGGCATACTTCATGTAGCTCTCGATGAACGTTCTACCTTCAAGCTTCTTTCCGCTCAAATCCTGAAGCCATCCCTTGGCGTTGAAGTAATCGAGCCCCCCGTGGAGATCTGCAACGACATCAATGGTCACCTTTCCCGACTGCATCTCACCTTCCATCCTGGTTGCCAGGTCAGAATAGCTTATCGGAACGAACTCAACGTCAATCCCGGTTTTCTCTTTAAATCCTGGTATAAGCTCGTTAAGAACGAATGCCCTCTCTTCTGGTGGGTTAAGTTGAGTTGATGCCCAAACGATCTTTGCAGGCCCTCCCCCACCGATGCAACCACTTACCACTACGGCCATTCCTATCAGGGCCGCAATGAGAACCTTCAAACCTGACCTCATGGATGGTTCACCAAAGATCCCTTATGCCCTAAATCTTTATTTATTTTTCTGTTTTTGCCTTTGAAAACAAAACTAATGCCTAATTTACATTAAAAACAGATAACAAAGCTAACATAATAGATTTGAATTTTAGGAAGATACATTTTTAATTGGTAAATTTAAGCCCTTTGTGGTGGGAAAGATGAATGAATGGGAACTTGCACTCAAGAATAAGGATTGTAAAAAATTATTGGAGCTATTTGATGATTATTTCGATGAAGTTAGTGAGGATAAGCTTGAAGAAGAGCTTAAAAGGGTTG
This Pyrococcus horikoshii OT3 DNA region includes the following protein-coding sequences:
- a CDS encoding ABC transporter ATP-binding protein, whose product is MVEVKLENLTKRFGNFTAVNKLNLTIKDGEFLVLLGPSGCGKTTTLRMIAGLEEPTEGRIYFGDRDVTYLPPKDRNISMVFQSYAVWPHMTVYENIAFPLKIKKFPKDEIDKRVRWAAELLQIEELLNRYPAQLSGGQRQRVAVARAIVVEPDVLLMDEPLSNLDAKLRVAMRAEIKKLQQKLKVTTIYVTHDQVEAMTMGDRIAVMNRGQLLQIGSPTEVYLRPNSVFVATFIGAPEMNILEVSVGDGYLEGRGFRIELPQDLMDLLKDYVGKTVLFGIRPEHMTVEGVSELAHMKRTARLIGKVDFVEALGTDTILHVKFGDELVKVKLPGHIPIEPGREVKVIMDLDMIHVFDKDTEKAIV
- a CDS encoding anaerobic ribonucleoside-triphosphate reductase activating protein — translated: MLVSGWKEVSMVDVHGKTTFTLWLCGCNLRCPFCHNWRIAQGEGCFKLNREELIAEVDANSFLVDCFHITGGEPLIQWKELRNLLVDVRRYLPISLNSNLTLVKPLERVIEFLDHVATDLKVPPTELYGLPRESSIKLWKLFLDGLSIVSNYSIPLELRIPVSRGFKVEDIKPWIEEGIERINTDFYVVLNPLVGPPLTDPRDKEWCAEHCWPRNEVEKLKDLLKSLGIEKVIVKSYP
- a CDS encoding ABC transporter substrate-binding protein, translated to MRSGLKVLIAALIGMAVVVSGCIGGGGPAKIVWASTQLNPPEERAFVLNELIPGFKEKTGIDVEFVPISYSDLATRMEGEMQSGKVTIDVVADLHGGLDYFNAKGWLQDLSGKKLEGRTFIESYMKYATDKNGKVFYIPWMSATYVMVVNKEAFKYLPSGLTEEDVIKGTDKWTYDALLAWVKNIYEQTGKKAFGLPAGPKGLLHRFIHGYLYPSFTGYEAKKFESPEAVEMWNYFKELWKYTNPASTTWDAMADPLLQGEVLIAWDHTARIKNAITTKPDQFVVVPVPRGPKGRGFIVVLAGLAIPKNAPHPDEAWKLIDYLTKPETQVKVLEKVGFFPTVKEAENAVPEGPLKILVKGVTAQSSTKDALIVMIPNLGAKGGEFSGIYRDAFKRIILQGEDPEKVLNELGPKLHQLFKEQGVEEP
- a CDS encoding anaerobic ribonucleoside triphosphate reductase, which produces MEKADIIHEYARWGSLDVLENANRYPGPSGFFAYVMEEALNNSLSLIPEIGLKAHLSGDIYIHKLPYSLYIPYCTGHSIARLLEKGLKTPTITSKPAKHFDTFVDHVANYLITLQHYFSGAQAFSSVEWYAGPFIRREGLNSRKVKQNIQRLIYNLNYPTRIGLQTPFTNFTVTLDAPRKMLEGDYAIYNGKKVAPLGEYEKEAKMFIIALSEVLREGDALGQPFTFPIPTLMVTAKMIWDDPEVFEAIFTTAAKRGSFYWLNTNVVDPDASYAMCCRLNIDKRELTYAFEVSGKSSEEETLEKLERQRFGGLWAMPDITGSVNVTTVNLPRIALKAKDDDKFWEEYERILEIVRITTDWFRERYIKLISSYPHMYSMIKEYLEEFPMSHFNTIGILGLPEAVAIYMNSPELWKEGNRRDWIESARLMKKMVEFATAKAREWMRATGTPWNVEEVPGESAAAKLAIRDMKEFPELKDYLEDPDNPIYSTSIAPYYGSLELGDRVKIEEMVQGSFTGGVMMHIFLGEEPDPEALAQLTKKLMRTKLVYWSYTPAITVCNSCKASFTGLYTRCPRCGSKDVEIWSRIIGYYRPLRNWNPYRRKEFWSRKHYVA
- a CDS encoding carbohydrate ABC transporter permease: MKFKSKYIPYLLLIPAVAYLLFFIGYPLVQALYLAFTKNGAFSLDTVRRATSDPTFWEALKYTILLAIVIVPIQLVLALILALAVNRTFKGRDLAIYALVIPLTISDVAAGLIWYTMLADYGFINKLFLNLGLLSNPIHFFGYEYRTMEFLAIVIAEVWRATAIVFVIILAGLQMISREYLEAAEVFGAGYWTRLRKIVIPMLKPSIQSALIIRTLFAMQVFGVVWILAGRDIPVLAGEGFYQLTEIKDYGVASIYALTIALLSLALGALYVKFLKAEYLEVRT
- a CDS encoding carbohydrate ABC transporter permease translates to MNEKTVFMLKKVAFYAFIFTVVAWIVIPIIVSALYAFSTKTDYYDPRKVIPTSFTDEWVKTILYVLGAWDGIKNSVIVATLTIIISFILGIPAGYAIARFAFKGKDTIKLSIVALRMFPIPVMAIPLVVLYIKLKLIDTLFGVALAHTAMALPFVVLITSSIFAGVDKELEEAGMVFGLTRWGAFRNITLPLALPGLAAAAMFTFVMSWNEVFVASILTLKNRTLPAQILSIVAGAAGGAAPAYYKFAAAFIMTLPAMLFIFFARRYLVTMWGITLR